A region of Necator americanus strain Aroian chromosome I, whole genome shotgun sequence DNA encodes the following proteins:
- a CDS encoding hypothetical protein (NECATOR_CHRI.G353.T1) has product MLNAFEGDCQRDKGRYTYGPDENSGGYRTMTSSKSLKKLENFGRRGDETSGRDPGASRPVKTGYLSI; this is encoded by the coding sequence ATGCTAAACGCTTTCGAGGGAGACTGCCAAAGAGATAAGGGTCGCTACACGTATGGACCAGATGAGAACTCTGGTGGATACCGCACAATGACCTCGTCAAAGTCACTCAAGAAACTTGAGAATTTTGGACGACGAGGggacgaaacgagtggaagagatccCGGGGCATCACgcccagtgaagacgggctaTCTAagcatctaa
- a CDS encoding hypothetical protein (NECATOR_CHRI.G352.T1), which translates to MATGERRLYLRLHSPSSILDRGDTKVTCYGDGIRLCTYNERTVSTDADLRALLGAAECIKFHAVVLQETTRRSSDVQQMNDGTLDIRVGKVSLRNVGDVGLPVHPFPVHFVVSQDIS; encoded by the coding sequence ATGGCGACTGGTGAGAGGCGATTATATCTTAGATTGCACAGCCCGTCTTCGATTCTGGACCGAGGCGACACAAAGGTGACTTGTTATGGCGACGGtatcagactgtgtacttacaacgagagaacagtgtccacagacgctgacctccgtgcccttctcggagctgcagagtgTATCAAATTCCACGCAGTTGTCCTGCAAGAGACCACAAGGAGAAGCAGCGACGTacaacagatgaatgacggtacactggACATTCGCGTAGGAAAGGTTTCCTTGCGAAATGTGGGCGATGTTGGCCTTCCTGTGCACCCATTTCCGGTCCATTTCGTCGTTTCTCAGGATATCTCATAG
- a CDS encoding hypothetical protein (NECATOR_CHRI.G354.T1), which produces MDNEINFLDDIALLFGSTNEAETMLKELNEAGKRIGQFEGSQIGETSSYVYFRRPMNMENHLKKELNGRMKPAWAAFASVKEGRDPLTDQDLRAHLFDFSVLPALCYEAQNWTDTAATSMKLLKTHRTLECCLLKFFQ; this is translated from the exons atggataacgaGATCAATTTCTTG GATGACATCGCTCTACTTTTCGGAAGTACCAATGaggcagaaacgatgctcaaagaattgaacgaagcagggaagagaatagggcAGTTTGAAGGCTCTCAAATCggggaaacttcgtcatacgtatacttCAGACGTcctatgaatatggaaaaccatttgaagaaagaactgaatggaaggatgaaaccagcgtgggcagcattcgcatcCGTCAAGGAAGGAAGGGACccactgacggaccaagatctccgTGCCCATCTTTTCGACTTCTCGGTTCtcccagcgctctgttacgaaGCGCAGAATTGGACAGACACTGCAGCCACATCCATGAAGCTACTCAAGACCCACAGAACCCTTGAGTgttgtcttctgaagtttttccAGTGA
- a CDS encoding hypothetical protein (NECATOR_CHRI.G354.T2), translating into MLKELNEAGKRIGQFEGSQIGETSSYVYFRRPMNMENHLKKELNGRMKPAWAAFASVKEGRDPLTDQDLRAHLFDFSVLPALCYEAQNWTDTAATSMKLLKTHRTLECCLLKFFQ; encoded by the coding sequence atgctcaaagaattgaacgaagcagggaagagaatagggcAGTTTGAAGGCTCTCAAATCggggaaacttcgtcatacgtatacttCAGACGTcctatgaatatggaaaaccatttgaagaaagaactgaatggaaggatgaaaccagcgtgggcagcattcgcatcCGTCAAGGAAGGAAGGGACccactgacggaccaagatctccgTGCCCATCTTTTCGACTTCTCGGTTCtcccagcgctctgttacgaaGCGCAGAATTGGACAGACACTGCAGCCACATCCATGAAGCTACTCAAGACCCACAGAACCCTTGAGTgttgtcttctgaagtttttccAGTGA